A single window of Solanum dulcamara chromosome 5, daSolDulc1.2, whole genome shotgun sequence DNA harbors:
- the LOC129890477 gene encoding pentatricopeptide repeat-containing protein At3g47530-like: MVDEAYNLINSMKVKPDATIWRTLLGACRIHHQADLGEQVIEHLIELKAQEAGDYVLLLNIYSSLGDWGKVINVRKMMKDRGIQTNAACSTIEFRGEIHEFVANDFTHPRKTEIYEMLYEINQQLRIAGYVAETMLELHNVGMEEKQIALSYHSEKLAIAFGVLSTPTGTSIRVAKDLRICDDCYNFAKILSAVYSRKVVIRDRNRFHHFREGRCSCSDYW; encoded by the coding sequence ATGGTTGATGAAGCTTACAACCTTATAAATTCGATGAAGGTCAAACCAGATGCAACTATATGGAGGACTCTGCTAGGAGCTTGTAGAATTCATCACCAAGCTGACCTAGGAGAACAAGTCATTGAGCATTTGATTGAACTTAAAGCACAAGAAGCCGGAGATTATGTACTACTATTGAATATTTATTCATCGCTTGGTGATTGGGGTAAGGTAATAAACGTGAGAAAAATGATGAAAGACAGGGGAATCCAAACCAACGCTGCTTGTAGTACTATTGAGTTCAGAGGAGAAATACATGAATTCGTTGCAAATGACTTTACGCATCCAAGAAAGACTGAAATTTACGAGATGTTGTACGAGATCAATCAGCAACTGAGGATTGCAGGATACGTTGCTGAGACAATGTTAGAGTTGCACAATGTTGGTATGGAAGAGAAGCAGattgcattatcatatcacAGTGAGAAATTGGCTATTGCTTTTGGGGTTCTATCAACTCCCACTGGCACGTCAATTAGAGTTGCAAAAGACCTCCGGATTTGTGATGACTGCTATAACTTTGCCAAGATATTGTCAGCAGTCTATAGTCGGAAAGTTGTTATTAGAGATCGGAACCGCTTCCATCATTTCAGAGAAGGTCGATGCTCGTGCAGTGACTATTGGTAA